From one Anoplolepis gracilipes chromosome 10, ASM4749672v1, whole genome shotgun sequence genomic stretch:
- the LOC140670564 gene encoding juvenile hormone acid O-methyltransferase-like: MKFNPELTLKEENIMCYTQPWYTKEYFVSSGKSMEVNCGFGYSTRYFILPELDVKSTIIGTDNSESMIKYAESKYKTDERIDFEVFDIQTKNLSERYIAEFDNIFSFPTVHARTDICQKFQNIYKMLKPGGCLYIYMVTSHDAFTLYRRMLNHPTYGLFFKDYITPFHNWTNPAREVNHLLKQIGFIVQRSNFMPLRRYRTENLLPYILSGLSFINKLSPQQQEDVKDELTNEFNKMEKKFEQMYRMVAKNVNFDIYDTLSIYACKPPVNQRRLFVYMN, translated from the exons atgaaattcaATCCAGAACTGACATTAAAAGAGGAAAACATTATGTGTTATACTCAGCCTTGGTATacgaaagaatattttgtatcatCTGGAAAGTCCATGGAAGTTAATTGTGGGTTTGGATACtcaacaagatattttatcttgcCAGAACTTGATGTAAAGTCGACAATAATAG GTACCGATAATTCGGaaagtatgataaaatatgcagaaagtaaatataaaaccgACGAACGAATCGATTTTGAAGTTTTTGATATCCAAACCAAAAATTTATCTGAAAGATATATCGcagaatttgataatatattttcgtttccCACTGTACATGCTCGTACTGATATttg tcaaaaatttcaaaatatttataaaatgttaaaacctGGTGGAtgcctttatatatatatggttacATCTCACGATGcgtttacattatatagaCGAATGTTGAATCATCCAACTTATGGATTATTCTTCAAG GACTACATTACACCGTTTCATAATTGGACCAATCCTGCGAGAGAAGTAAATCATTTACTTAAACAAATCGGATTTATAGTTCAGCGCTCTAATTTTATGCCGTTAAGAAGATATAGGACAGAAAATCTTTTAC cttatattttatctgGCCTGTCATTTATAAACAAGCTGTCACCTCAACAACAAGAAGATGTCAAAGATGAGCTCacaaatgaatttaataaaatggagAAAAAGTTTGAACAAATGTATCGTATGGTAgcaaaaaatgtcaattttgatatatatgataCGTTAAGTATTTACGCATGTAAACCACCAGTAAATCAACGTCGATTATTTGTGTacatgaattaa